tcgttagcTTCAGGATCcatgagattagttgaggtgcatgCAAGCTGATCCAGACACTTacgtcaataaaaaaataaaaataataggtatagtagtagtagtagtagtaataataataataataataataataataatgaagattgtattatttataatagtagtaatattaATATCACTGCCAGAGTAACATTGTTAcacatttattataataatttttattttattttttaatttcatttcaatgtttaaatattactttttgtaaaaaaaatatcggaACCGCCAATATAGACTGGAAGGGATTCCTACGACAAGTGAGCAAAATATCTTCTCAAGGTTAGGAAATAATCCAAGTTACATGAAGTAGTCGTTGccgtttaaaaatatttgtttttggttcttgtgaaaaacaatttggtattgtatttgtattttaatttagagattgtttggtacattttaaaaatatatttgatatggaaaaattttaaatttttttttagtgttttttaaataattttgacatgataatattaaaaataaaaaaattattttaatatatttttaaataaaaaaactttcaaaaaaacaatgaatgtTTCAATGATCATGATAGTCATGTTAACTGTGAGCCTAATTTATGGAGTTATAATTTCTCCTTAGTGAAACTATAAACTCCAAAGGATCTCACATAAAccataaatagattttaattttttttttatcaatcaccAATAACATGGGATTATTAAGATAATTAGAGATAAATTGTTTGCAATCTTACTCGTTGTACTAGGAtgttaattcatatataaaaaaatttaaaataaatagttaaaaattgTAGAATATTCAAGTTGAAGAAAGTCttgaatctttttaaaaaaaaaacaaaattaggtaTTTCATCAACTACTATTCAATATTGAATCAATAATTTACACGTTTTGATATAAcggtatatgattttttttaaatgttctttaactaaaatatattaaaataatatattttttatttttttattatttttaacaccaaaattatctaaaaagtaccaatttaatattttttaatataaaaaataatataaaaaataataaactgtAACATGAAAACAGACTGTAAATTTGAAAAGTCGCACCGAAGTCTTCCTAGAATCTGAAAATTTTACTTGCCCCTTGCTCCGAGGCAAACGTCATTCAATCACTGTTCTTTATatctatatctatatatatatatatatattatggtaCAATTATTTTGACAAGAAATATCTGTGATGTTGACTTGAAAGAGCGCCACATCTCTTTATTAACTAGAAATTTTGCGGTGTTGTCTCCATTTTCTTCGCTTATTTGCACGGAAAACATCCAATAGATGTTGTACAAAGGAGACCCGAGGATTACGACGGAAAACCGAAAATTGGCAGAGAGGTGACGACAAGGACACGGCTTCTGCCGTGTGGCGAGGTACGGTAGGATAGATACAgtccaagaaattaaaaaaatgggacggcaaaaatgaggaaagacttttattttttatttttcaaatagaaaCTCCAAAAATGTGCAGgctaaatattatatgaattatattttttttaattaaagatgtgttataataattttttaaatatttttgacaatatCCTtttaaatactttcaaaaataaaagctGCGGCATACTGATACTCGGCACTGAAAAGATGTTTAATAGTGGATGTTTTTCAAGGtgttttttcttagaaatacattaaaataatatatactttctacaaaaattatttttaacattagtacatcaaaataattttaaaaacactcgtataaatattaatttgaaacaaataaaaaatataaattcttttaaaatgtctgtgaaatgaaaaaaacaagaagtccATAAAGTTACGGACGGAGGAAACAAACGTGTTTCCCAGGAAGATTGAAAAGATATTTGCTTCAcaaaagtttcttttttcttttttttttaatcgcaGGGATGATAAACACAAGCCATGGGAAAAAGAAGATTATGACAGCGAAAAGATTGAAAAGGACAGAAATGCATAGAATTTCGTTGCCCGTCTTGGAACGCAAGAAAAAGCCGACCATTTTTAAAAGGTCAACCTGGGACCGGCCAATCGCCCTGAGCTGGGTACTGCAACCAAAATTAACCCAATTACATACTTGACCGTGTTTTGCCGcggttagatattttttttttcttaataaaaggactgtatatatagtttttttaaatctgtttttgtagtttaaaaaattataaacaaaaataaaaaagtttatatatacatataattagataaaccgagcattatatatgttaataaaaaaacaaacaataaatgataactaaaataaaaaaataataatcaagatatatatatatatataaatcaagatatttaatcttataaGATGAGATATTTATCCGGTTGTGTTTgctatatttgtttattaaaataattttttttaattaaatgatgataaaaatagataaatattaattaattaaataaaataaaaaaaattactatataagtttacacatattaaaaatattacctgtaaacatttttttctcctctccaaAACAAAGttcatcaataaaataaaataaaaattatagagaaataagaaaaatatttttaaaaattaaatgcataaacGCATTAAGTCCAAAATTAACTCTTGATCATCTCAGTAGATTAACATAATTGACCtaatttgacttttttattggcaaaacaaaattatttgtttttttttaaaaaataaaaataaaacaactttgTTTGATTGACTTGAATCAACTTATAGGTTAGCCTATACAAACCCATGACACAGGTCTTTAACCAAGTCCTAGGCTGAGCTTAATTACCATTGATATATATCAACCCAAGAAAAGAAGATTCACAAGCTGATTTCTATGGTGATAAAGGTGAAACCATGGTTTTGGAAGATGATGTGTTATAAAAGGTGCAACAGTAATCCTTGGTTCAAATACGTTTCAACGTTTCTGATGCAAGAAAATATTGCCAttctatcaaaaaattaaaatccccATGGAATGAATGGTGGAAGCATGTTCATATTCATACTATTCAAAACAAGAATAAGAAACACACCGCTTGTTGCATCTAAAAGCTCTGAGTTTAAAACCATCACAATTGCTCAATGAGGTAAACTTCACTGGAAGTTGTATGATTAGTTCTCCGATGAAATTTGAGCTGAAAACTGGACTCATTTACCACAACAAAGCTGTTATTGTTAATAAGCGAAGTCAATCGAATTTTCCCAGCACCAGAGATTCAAGCTTTTGTAACCAATTCACATACTGACCGAGCTCCTTCTTGTGTAGGTGTAAGAGGAGGAAGTTAGTTAGGTTTTCACCAATACCCTTGGCTATCAAGTATCCCTTAAGTGCATCTTGTAAATCAGAGTCCAAATCACTGCAGATATATGAAGACAAGAATTAAGTGAGACGAACACGTCCTCAAGCATAAAAGAAGATATCTCGAGTAACCAGTGGAATAGGGTTTCATTATTACTGGAAATGATATCGCAATAAAGGCATCACAGACAAATTCCAGAGTTACACCTAGTTGATTTGGAATTTGAAGTGCAGTTAGAATCGGAGGGCATTCAACAACATTCAAATGCacaagaattatataaatcCACGTATGCATCAAAACCAAAACATCACTCAATATAATCCTGGTTTCTACTCAGATTACCATAAGCTACAGTACAGTCTCTAAATGGATAACATTACCTAGAAAACCTGCTACAAAGGATGACCCCCCGGATGTTATATTGAATCTTTCTTTTTGTCCAGTATCTAAAATCAAAAAGACTTAGCTTGCCTGCCAGATACAATTTTTCCATTCAAGACTTGAAAAACATGTTACATTATACCATCTTTTGGTTTCTAGCTTCTGCAGATAacagcaaaaaataaataccaaatCATGATATGCATTTGGAATAAATGCCTCAACACACCAACTCTCAAGATCACTAGGTAAAGTCAAAGCACACTATCTAGTGAAAAGAAAATGGATAAAGCTAAAGATGAAAAGGAATGACCCATCAGGTTAATCCTTGACCCTTTTTGGCATAATGCATAGATTTCCCCCATTGATCTACTGAATACTGGATATTCAATCCAACATAAACTGCTTCGAGGCATCCAATCAGGTTAAGGGAAAAAGTGGGACTAAGGTATCTCTTAGGTTAAGTTTTAGCAATTAAGAATGCAACCTAACATGCTAGAAAGTGCAAAGGAATAATGGGAAGACATGGACCAAACCAGAAGATGTGATTgctgagaaagaaagaataacGAATAGCAGGATATCTTAGAAGGCAGCCATTTCAAAAAGACTTACCCTAAACTAGACAAATTATAACTTGGGATTCACCTTCAAGGTTTGCAAAGAGCTATAAATTCCTTTACTTTAGATAAAGAAAATAGAATATATCCTTTGCAAAGAGCTATAAATTCCTTTCAACTTTTAGATAAAGAAAACAGAATATATCCTTTGCAAAGAGCTATAAATTCCTTTCAACTTTTAGATAAAGAAAACAGAATATATCCTTGAAAATCATCATAATCAGAATGCAATGCTAGCCTTGCTCCCAAGGGAAACTCATCTAGATTCACATAGATGTATAAAAATCTGTTCAAGAGATCTCATCTTAAACCAAAATCCACTATTTTCCCCAGTAAGGTCCATTTGAATTTAGAAACTGATTTCACCAACGCTAAACATTTTTGCTCTGAAAATATCAACATTCATATATCCAGCAATGTTCTTGTCATTCATGCCATCTACTTCAATCAATGATCATATCTCAgacaattattcaaaaaatggGAATGACAGGAATGCAAATATTACACACAAACAAGCAACTTGAAAATTTTATCTACAATCTGCAAACTaacaaaaatacataatatgGCTCGAAAAGTTTACCTGAATGAGGGGCCTCTGTAAGCTGAAGGCTTGGGACAGGTTGTCGTCAAGTGGAGATAATGTGCACTATAAATGTGAAACCGCGACCCACCTATACCTTTCTCAGAAACCCCACAATCAAACTGTAAAACAGAGTTCAACCCAGGCTTCTTCACACACACCTTCATCAAAACTTCCCGTGGAAATATTCCTCCTTCTGCAAACATCTCCTGCCCCAACAAAGCTGAAACAGCAACCTCTTCACCAGACTCACATTTTCTCCGCAAAACCACATCCTGCGACTCCAATGAATCCCAATCCACCTTAAAATCTCCCAAATTACCACTTTGATTGTCCTGAATCCGtgttaaaaacatataaaattaaaaaaacacaatttcttCAAGCTTGTAAAACAAACTCATACCTGTTCTaattaacaaaacagaaaattatatgtttttcccAGTTGCTTTTCCACACAAATATACACTAACTAGCTCCATAGTACTTTTAACGCTAAACTCATTTTCAATACTCATAGAAGACTGAAAAGATTCCAACTTTACTTCTACTTTTAACACAAGCTCACATCTTTTTGATTCCACAACTGTCTTAACCACCAAACAAGTAATGGGTCATCACCAACGTTCTGCCACATGAACATACCCTAACTAGCTTCGTTTTACTTTCCAACACTAAAACCCATCATCACATTTGCTTTCTTTCCATTTCTTAATAAATTCCAAACATCAAATGGTAAATCAAACACCAAGAAAATAAAGGGTTTGCTTATTAAGTGGAAACTAAAACCATTATCCAATACCCAGATGGAAAGATTTGCACAAAATTATGGGATTTTAAGAGAGAGACCTGGAAGGGAGTAGTTGAGAGTTCGTGTTTGATTTCGGACTGCAGGATTTTGACCAAGCCCAGATTCTCAAGTGCTTTGCGACCCTTCCGCAAGATTGGGGTCACTCGAGGCATTTCTTGCAAGATTTTTAGCAGAAATTGCTACAGAAACTTGGCGTGCAGGATTATAAGTGTAGATTGTTGCAGATGATGAGCCCAGGCTTAGCTCTCGAGTCTTGCCAATAGAACGGCACCTGCTGAGATGGACTGTAAATGGGCATTTGAGTTTTTTGTCTACTGGCAAGGTGGGCTTTCGACTATCATAAAAGATTCAATCATAGGAAATTAGATATCGTacagtattttataaaattttaattattttttatttaaaattaattatttttaatatttttaaattgttttgatatattgatatcaaaaatatttttttaaaaaataaataaatattattttaatatatttctaaacaaaaaattattttaaaaaataatcataactatACTATCAaacacttttaatttaattgattagcTTAATGTATCATGAGTGTTTATACATTATTTTGATcctctttttagttttctttttattttctttttagtgtcttctaagaaaaaaaaacaaaaggcaccGATATTCTGACCATTgaacgtgtttttttttccttgggttTTTTCATTGATTGATATAAGGTATTCTAAGCCTTTTTGCATCTTGATGTGCACTGTCTTCAATCATCTTCACAAACCATGAAGCATGGTTGAACTGTATCATAGTTTTAAGCTTCTTGAAGGACTCTAAAATCTTTCCCGTGAATTTATTGCAGGATAAATCAAGTGTTGCGAGGGCAATTTGAAATTTAGAAAACTCAATCTCCAAACCTTCCCAGGCCAATGTTACAGAATAAACATAAGAAGTAGATAAATTTTTTCCCCTCATGTAATCCATAACCTGATCAACGCTCATCATGGCTTTGAAGTTGTTGAAATACTCTGTTGGCAAAGGACCACTCAAGCTGCTGTTGGAGAGGTCAAGAACCTGTAATTTAGAAAAAGAGTCCCTGACAGTTGGACCCTTCAAAGAACCATGGAGTTTATTTGACCTTAGAATAGTAACCTCCAACTTTGGAAGCATTTCTAAAAGGAAGGGAATGTGTCATTTATCATGTTGTTGCCGAGGTCCAGAAATTATAAATTCACATAATTGATGACGGATGGTGGTATCACCCCTTTCAATTGGTTGCCATTGAAGTTTAGATATCTCAAATTATTCCCCTCTAAATAGATTGAAGGGATATTGCCGTGGAGATTGTTGACACCAAGATGCAACACTGAGAGTCTATCACTGAAGTTTCTCAAGCATTATAGGAGGAATCCACCAAAGCCATTATTGGACAAGTCTAGAATCTCTAGGAACTTCAGCTCCTAAATGACAGAAAAGATGTTCCCAGTCAGTTTATCATTGGAGGAAAGCATAAGAACTCCCGAATtttcattcttgaaaactgaAGGTGGGATCTGGCCATACAAGTTGTTATGACTGAAATCGATATACTGTAATGAATTATAAAGGAACGAACTTATCTGGCCATACAATAGGTtattgtgaagaaaaaaaagatgcaaagaAGGCATGGAAAACAAGGAGGATGGAACTGTTCCATTGAGCAAGTTGGGAGATAAGTCGAGAAAGTTTAAACCTGAAAGCTTATTAGATAGTGAGAGTGCGATTAGACTTGGAAGCCTATTTATTTGACAAGGGAGGCCTATCAGTTTACTGTCTGAGAGGAGCAACTAATAGAATTGTCCTGCATTAAATAAACTATATgaaattttaccaaaaaaattattgaaaaaaaatattaggaagTTTATGATGAAATCTGACTACCAAACCTGTTGTTTGAAAGATCCAACAACTCAAGTTATATTAGGTTAAAAAAACATCTAgaatttcaccaaaaaaattattgaaagaaaatgtcaaaaaaTCTAGCTTCTTAAAGTTtccaaatgaaaatgaaatctgACCATCAAACATGTTGTATGAAAGGTTCAACCAAATAAGTTGTTGAGGTTAACAAaaccatttataattttaccaaaaaaattattaaaaaaaaatcttaaggaATCTAGCTTCTTAAGTTTTCTAAGTGAGGATGAAATCTGACAATCAAACATGTTGTATGAGAGGTCCAACCAAGTGAGTTGTGAGGTTAAGAAAACcatctataattttatcaaaaaaattattgaaaaaaaatctcaagaaatcTAGGTTTGAGGATGAAATCTGATAATGAAACATGTTGTATGAGAAATTCAACCTAGTAAGTTCTGTGAGGTTAGCAAAATCAACTGAAATTTTGCAagtaaaattattgaatgaaaAACTTAACATATCGAGTCGGATAAGGTTGCGAAAGACAATGGGAATGTCACcagtaaaattatttattgagaGATCCAATAGAGTGAGCTGCTCAAGATTTCATAATAAGGATAAAGCATGACCATCCAAGTTGCAACATGAGAGTTCCAACTCGATGAGCTGAGTGAGGTTAGAAAActcattcaaaatttaacaaGTAAATTAGAAAACTCATACAAGATTTGGGATGTGTAATCATgttgaaagattaattaatataatcaagtTTTGAGCTTATAGTTCCGACCCTAAT
The Populus nigra chromosome 3, ddPopNigr1.1, whole genome shotgun sequence genome window above contains:
- the LOC133688628 gene encoding mitochondrial acidic protein mam33, giving the protein MPRVTPILRKGRKALENLGLVKILQSEIKHELSTTPFQDNQSGNLGDFKVDWDSLESQDVVLRRKCESGEEVAVSALLGQEMFAEGGIFPREVLMKVCVKKPGLNSVLQFDCGVSEKGIGGSRFHIYSAHYLHLTTTCPKPSAYRGPSFSDLDSDLQDALKGYLIAKGIGENLTNFLLLHLHKKELGQYVNWLQKLESLVLGKFD